AAGATCAGTTATGAGGGATATGAAAAAATGAAAACCTTTATCGAATTTGACAATCGCTATACCGCTCCTTTACATGGCTATCAAGACGCGATCGATTTCTATACAAGAGCCAGCGTAAAACCGCTGCTCCCGCAAATACAAATTCCTGTTTTATTAATACAGGCGTTGAACGATCCTTTTTTAACATCGGAATGCATGGGGTATGAAGCGGCAGAAAGCAATCCAAATATTTTGCTTGAAACCACTGCAGCAGGTGGTCATTGTGGGTTTATGCTGGCGGGCACAAAAGAAACGTATCCGGAAAGAAGAGCTATCCAATTTGTAAACAGCTGATCCCTATTGCCTGAAACTTGTAGCTTGCAGCCTGAACATTTTGTTTCCTCAATTTGTAGTTGAAGCCATATGAAAAGAAGTGTTTTTTTAAAGCAAAGTAGTCTGGCATTAATGGCATTGGCCACTAACAAGCTGTATGCAGCACCTAAAAGAAGGAACTGTTTTCGTTTTCAATTGTGGCGACATGCAACGTTGTTTATAGAAGTGAACAAACTGAATATACTGGTAGATCCTATGCTCAGTGCCAAAGAAACCATGAATCCCATTCAAAATGCAGGGAATAGTTTCAGGATACCCATGGTAGATCTGCCTTTTAGTGAAGAGGAATTGAAGAAAAAACTAAATACTGTCAATGCCATTTTACTCACGCATTTACATGCAGATCATTGGGATGTAAAAGCAAGAGAATTGCTCAACAAAGAAATACCGATCATTTGTCAACCTGGAGACGCAGAAAGATTAAAACAACAAGGGTTTAAAGAGATCATTCCATTGAGCGAGCACATGGAGTGGAAAGGTATTGGTATTACCCGAACCGGCGGACAGCATGGCACCGGAGAAATTGGGAAAAGAATGGGACAGGTATCAGGATATGTGATCGCACACAAAAAGCAATCACTATATATCGCAGGAGATACGATTTGGTGTGATGAGGTGAAAAAAGTGATCGAAGTGATGAACCCTGATCATATCATCGTGAATGGAGGCGGAGCCCGTTTTTTACAAGGAGATGCTATTACAATGACAGGAAAAGATGTATTGGCAGTAAGTAGATACACTAAAAATAAGATTAGTATAGTACATCTTGAAACAGTGAATCATTGTCTGGAAAAAAGAAAAGACTTCCGTGAACTGGTTGTACAAAATCGATTGGAAAAACAAGTATGGATTCCCGATGACGGAACTTGGAGCAGTATTTGACCGAAGAACAACTTTCCTCCATGTTGAATTCAAGAACGGAGATCACAAGAACTCATGATTGAACACTACTTGTTCTAAAAAAATCATCTTTACATAGACAGTATTTATCTTTTCATACACGGTTACTTGTTATATGTAGAATATACCGGTCACACGCAAAATGTTGTACCACAGATGTGACTGCAAACGTATCTAAGCAAGAAACCATCGTTTATGAAAAAAATTGTCATTACAGCATGCATTATGACTGCTGCTTCTCTGTCTGTCATCTCTTGTCAAAAAAATGAGTCAGATACGCAGAAAGATGATCCCACTGCACTAAAAATTGAAGCCAGTAAAACCACTGCCAAAGTAGGTGAGTCTGTTACAATTCAGGTTAAAAATGCGGATGCAGATCTAGTAGCTGTTTGGAATGTCACACCGGCTTCTTCAGCCACTTTATCAGAGAAGTATTCCAGTAACCAGAAAAACACGATCTCTTTTTCAGCGGCCGGTAGTTATACGGTTACTGCAGACTTAAAAAAAGTCAGTTGTGATACTGCTACAGTAAGAGCATTGGGTATGGATTCTTGTTTAAAAATGGCAGCACTCAAATATGCTACATCCGTAAAGATAGAAGTGGGCAACTAACAACAAAAAAGTGAATGGTGAATATCCAATATTGAACTGTTGGTATATTTCAATTGGATATTCTCCATTCTTTATTTTTTTACAACACCATCTTGTTGTACAGAAGCAATAAACTTTTTCTTTATCCCTTTCTCCTTGTAAAAAAAAGAGAGTTCAATTACTTGCTCTGATTGCTTGGTCATTTTAATTGCTGATGGGCCATATACATCTTTGATCACAAACAATAGCTGTTGCGGATTTTCATCAAACGATGAAATAGCAATATATAAATGATCTGTTACCTCATCAGAGCCGCTTTGCTTTGCACTGCCACTTTTATTAGCTACGGCATATACATTCACGATGAAATTGGCCGTTTCTGTCTTATGCGTTGACCTGATATTATTCAGTACATAGGTAATGTCTGCGGCTTTCACCTTTTGTACAGATAGGTTTTGTGCATGAACCGGTAAAGACAATAAAACAAAAAGAAGAAGCCCGAAAAAAGAGAGGATGGATTTTTGCATGATACAATTTAGCAAAACAAAAGAATATCGAATCATGAATATGAAATGAAGAAACAAACTATTGCTTCGAATTTTTCGCCGGACTGAAGTCCGGCGCTATGTAAACTTGAATAGTGGTTACTTGAAACTTTCTTGTTTCGTATTTCCGCATCCCCTTTTTATTTCTTTGTTTATAAACGAAACAATATTGCCATAATTACCCTAGTTTCAGACTTTACCAGATCCGGTCTCCATAGAGGATCAGTTTGCGTAGTAGAATATCCGGTGGAAGAAGTTACGCCACCCGATCCTGCGAAATAAGGAACACTGGCGTTTCGGTGTACCCATTCAAGTCGAAATGTAATGCTTTGATTAGGCATATAGTCAAGATTGGTTGATACATCCCATCCCTTAAACTGATCGCCTGGATTAGCACTAAAAGGAAATCTTCCTTCTGTTTGTTGTGGGTTTTGTGGATTGGGTAACGGACTCGCTTCTCCGGTTGGATATAAGACAAGGTATCTACCCGGATTGGTCATGATACCGCCTCCAAGGGTCCATGCAAACTTATTTTTAGCAAACCACATCCGATGATAAATCATTGCACTGGCAAAATACTGGGCAGGTCCTTTGATAGAATCCTTATTATTAAATCCATTTACCCCTCCTCCTTTTTCAAAACCAATATCGCCTGTAATTGAAAAAGCTAGTCTTGAAACACCATTATTTGTTGGGTTATCATAGTATCGATACAATAAGCTATTATCGCTATGAAAACGTTTTCGATCAGGTATTCCTGCAGCATCTGTTCCGTAATAATTATTAGTCAATAATTTCAAATTGCTATTGGGTGTCCATGTGATATTCCCTCCGATTCCGGGCATAGCATTGAACCTGCCATAACTCTGCCATCCATTAATAATCCAAGGTTCAATCTTCAGATGCTTGCTTGGAAAGATCTGAATACGGAGTCCGTTAAAAAACCAAGGCGTATTATCAGATGTAAACGAAGCCTGATATTCCCAATTTTCTGCTTGATAAAAAGAGTTGAGTCCGATGTACGACATAAATAAGCCTGCATCAATATTTATTCCTTCCCATTTGGGGATATGATAACCGGCATACGCTTCACTTAAATAGCGATAAACATTTGCCAGTTGATATTGCCCTCTATATGGGCTGAGGTCATTTCTTGGAACCACTACTGATCTTGTTCCGAATTGTGTCATTACCCTGGCTCGTGCATTCTTATAGAAAAAATCTCCCCCGAAATGTAATGCTGATAGTTGCACTTCATTGTTTCTAGCTAGTGCGGTTGAGCCAACTACTGTATTGTCATTGGGTTGATTGAAAGAATGCGTATAATTAATATCCATCAAAAGACTGGGCAAAAAATATTTTAGTTCCCCAAATAATGCTTCAGTTCTTCTGTCACTTCCATTTGCCCAACTAAAATCCAGTTCTTTGATTTTTTGATCTTTACGCAGAGATAGACTGTCTTTTTGCCCGTTTGCATTGATTGAAATAAGCAATGACAAAATAATAACTATATGTTTCATGATTGAATTCGAATTAATATTTCTGACGAAACGGGATGATATACTAAAGGAGAAAATTCAGTTTCAATGTTTCCTTTATCAATACCAAATGCCTTTGCATCACTTTGTCCAAGATTTTTTAAGAAGAAAAATCCATTTAATAACAAACTATCCTTTAAAGTAAACTCATTTTCAACCGATAAAAATTTTTCAATAAATACAAATCGGATATCGGGTTCGATAGGATACCTATTATTAGTGGTGGTGTTCGTTTTGAAATATAATTCCCCTGAATGAGTCATTTCTTGCAAGATCTTTTTAAAGAAAAGTTCAGTCTTGGGCATAACTCTAAAGCCAGTATTAATTTCTATTTTAAATAAACACTGATCAACGAGTTCATTTATACTATAGCTTAGTCCGTAAGGTTGTTCGGTTCTATTTATGTGAATCAGCCAATAAACTTCTGCTCGTTTAAGTTTTGGCGCGAAAATAGATTTGATGATTTTTTCTTCTACTTCATTTCTACTATCTGCTTTAGTCAGGTAAACAAGATGACTTGCATATTTCTGTATTCCTTCATCTTGAGCTAATTGTTTGATAGATAAAGCATATTTACCTAAATCAACAAATCGAGTAAATCTATTATTGATTTTTCTTGCAAAAAACCAAACATACATCACCAGAAAAATAAATAGTTCGAAAAACAAAAACATCCATCTTTCCTTTATTTTAGCAATGTTGGCTACAAAAAAAGATAATTCAACAGTACTAAAAACCAAGAGTAGAATGATTACAAACCACTTATTCCATTTTAGTTTATAAAGAAGAAAAAAGGATAACAAAATAGTTGTCATCATCATAGCCAATGTAATACTGAAGCCATAGGCAGCTTCCATATGAGAGGAAGTTCTGAAGTAAAGAATCATCATAATACAGCCTAACCAAAGAATTAGATTTACACTTGGTATATATACTTGACCCTTTGTTTCTGAAGGCTGACGAACTGCCACTCTAGGCCAGAAGTTAAGATTCATTGCTTCGCTTATGAGTGTATAACTTCCACTAATAAGTGCCTGAGACGCTATAATAGTTGCAGCAGTTGCGATTACAACACCTGAGATCAAAAACCATGATGGCATGATTTGATAAAATGGATTTCTATCCTGCAAAAAATCATTCCCCTGTGTCAACACCCATGAAGCCTGACCCATATAATTAATAAGTAAACAGATCTTAACAAAAGCCCATGTAATTCGAATATTCTTTTTGCCACAATGACCAAGATCTGAATACAAGGCTTCAGCTCCTGTGGTAGCAAGAAAGACTGCGCCTAATAACCAAAAACCATGAGGATAATGAACCAGTAATTCATATGCATATACAGGATTTAAAGCCATCAGTATTTG
Above is a genomic segment from Sediminibacterium sp. KACHI17 containing:
- a CDS encoding MBL fold metallo-hydrolase codes for the protein MKRSVFLKQSSLALMALATNKLYAAPKRRNCFRFQLWRHATLFIEVNKLNILVDPMLSAKETMNPIQNAGNSFRIPMVDLPFSEEELKKKLNTVNAILLTHLHADHWDVKARELLNKEIPIICQPGDAERLKQQGFKEIIPLSEHMEWKGIGITRTGGQHGTGEIGKRMGQVSGYVIAHKKQSLYIAGDTIWCDEVKKVIEVMNPDHIIVNGGGARFLQGDAITMTGKDVLAVSRYTKNKISIVHLETVNHCLEKRKDFRELVVQNRLEKQVWIPDDGTWSSI
- a CDS encoding porin, translated to MKHIVIILSLLISINANGQKDSLSLRKDQKIKELDFSWANGSDRRTEALFGELKYFLPSLLMDINYTHSFNQPNDNTVVGSTALARNNEVQLSALHFGGDFFYKNARARVMTQFGTRSVVVPRNDLSPYRGQYQLANVYRYLSEAYAGYHIPKWEGINIDAGLFMSYIGLNSFYQAENWEYQASFTSDNTPWFFNGLRIQIFPSKHLKIEPWIINGWQSYGRFNAMPGIGGNITWTPNSNLKLLTNNYYGTDAAGIPDRKRFHSDNSLLYRYYDNPTNNGVSRLAFSITGDIGFEKGGGVNGFNNKDSIKGPAQYFASAMIYHRMWFAKNKFAWTLGGGIMTNPGRYLVLYPTGEASPLPNPQNPQQTEGRFPFSANPGDQFKGWDVSTNLDYMPNQSITFRLEWVHRNASVPYFAGSGGVTSSTGYSTTQTDPLWRPDLVKSETRVIMAILFRL
- a CDS encoding KUP/HAK/KT family potassium transporter; the protein is MKNYFSQKQNTITAGSLLVALGIIYGDIGTSPLYVFKAIIGNRSIDETLVYGGISCIFWTLAIQTTLKYIWLTLKADNDGEGGIFSLYALVRRYGKWLVIPTIIGATTLLADGIITPPISVASAVEGLTMVEGLQELPTVTIVIIILSFLFFFQRFGTQKVGFAFGPIMVVWFLMLFVLGLNQLLKHPQILMALNPVYAYELLVHYPHGFWLLGAVFLATTGAEALYSDLGHCGKKNIRITWAFVKICLLINYMGQASWVLTQGNDFLQDRNPFYQIMPSWFLISGVVIATAATIIASQALISGSYTLISEAMNLNFWPRVAVRQPSETKGQVYIPSVNLILWLGCIMMILYFRTSSHMEAAYGFSITLAMMMTTILLSFFLLYKLKWNKWFVIILLLVFSTVELSFFVANIAKIKERWMFLFFELFIFLVMYVWFFARKINNRFTRFVDLGKYALSIKQLAQDEGIQKYASHLVYLTKADSRNEVEEKIIKSIFAPKLKRAEVYWLIHINRTEQPYGLSYSINELVDQCLFKIEINTGFRVMPKTELFFKKILQEMTHSGELYFKTNTTTNNRYPIEPDIRFVFIEKFLSVENEFTLKDSLLLNGFFFLKNLGQSDAKAFGIDKGNIETEFSPLVYHPVSSEILIRIQS